The nucleotide sequence AAGGTACCTAGCAGCAGCACCAGCACATAGGCCACCGTAGCTACCAGGTTGTTGAGGGTAACGCTGTGCGAAACGCGGGGCAGAAACCGGTTGATAAACCGACGCACTAGCCGCGCAGCCACAATAGTAACGGCAAGCACGACTAGCGCAATAAGCAGGTTGGGCAGCAGCAGCACGAACTGCTGCATCCAGCGGCTAAGCTTCTGCGACAACAGGGTGAAGGCTCGTTGAAAGTCAGTTGTTGCAAACATAAAACGCATGTGTCCCGCTCTTACTACGGATACCCAGCCCGCGTAGCCGAGTAAGGCGCCCGCTCAGGCGCGTTCGGGTGCTGGGGTGTACCGTCGCGGGGCTCCTCAGCCCCACACCTTGGTGCCTTGGGTGCAGTTACGACACATTTCTATCTGGTCGCGGCCTTTGAGCAGGGAGGCGCGGAAGCTTTGGTACTTGGGGCCGTGCCAGAGCTGGCGGAAGGATTGGGTTTGCAGGTCACCGAGGCGGTACTCGGCGTCTTTGTCGAAGCAGCAAGGCACCACGAGGCCGTCCCAGGTGATAACGCAGCTGTGCCACATTTTCCAGCAGTGGTTGAGCAGCCGGTTCTTGATTTGCCAGGTGCCGTTGCCGGTGTTCTCGTAGCGCGAGTAGTAGTCGATGGTGGGAATAAGCGGGGAGCCGTTTTGGTAGTCGTAGATCTGGGCGGTTTTAAACCACACATCGTCCACTCCCATCTCGCGGGCTAGTTGACGGGCATCTTCCATCTGGTGCTCGTTGGGCCTAACTACCAGAAACTGAAACACCACCCGGGGCGTGCTGGATTTCAACTCCTTGCGCCACCGGAGCAGGTTGCGGGTGCCTTCCAACACCTTGTCGATTTTGCCACCCACGCGGTACTGCTGGTACACCTCTTGGGTGGTACCGTCCAGCGAAATAATCAACCGGTCCAGCCCGCTTTCCACAGTGCGGCGGGCATTGGTGTCGTTGAGGTAGTGGGCGTTGGTGCTGGTAGCGGTGTAAATGCCCTTGCGGGAAGCATAGTTCACCAAATCCAGGAAGTTGGGGTGCAGATACGGCTCGCCCTGGAAATAGAAAATCAAGTACCACAGCCGCGAGGCCACCTCGTCTATTGTCTTCCGAAACAAGTCGTCGGGCAGCATGCCGGTGGGGCGCGTGAAGGAGCGCAAGCCGCTTGGGCACTCCGGGCAGCGCAGGTTGCAGCTCGTGGTGGGCTCGAACGACAGCGCCACTGGCAGCCCCCAATGCCGTGCTTTGCCGGTTAGCTTGCTCAGCGCGTAGCCGCCTACCACCTGCGTGGAATTCCACACCCGGCGTGGGGTGGCTTTCGACAAGAAATTCAACGCATCAGTGAGCAGGGAGGCCATAGCCCCGCAAAGGTAGACCGCAGAAGCTAACCTAAAGCAGTTTCGTGCTTTCCGCTCCGATGCCCGCCTGAAGCTCTAGGCCGGTAGCCGCGCTGGCTTTCAGCACGTTCTGCTTGCTTAGGCTGCCTCCTCGGCAGCAGCATCAGCGGCCAACTTATTCAGTATCTCGCTGATTTGCTGGGCGTGGCTGTACGCCATGAAGTGCCCGCCGCCCCGAATCAGGTAGTCAACGGGCGTAGGACCGGGCGGAAAAACCCGGTCGTGGGTGCCTAGGATTTGGGTGCTCCGCCCTACGTGGGTACTGT is from Hymenobacter tibetensis and encodes:
- a CDS encoding SPASM domain-containing protein, yielding MASLLTDALNFLSKATPRRVWNSTQVVGGYALSKLTGKARHWGLPVALSFEPTTSCNLRCPECPSGLRSFTRPTGMLPDDLFRKTIDEVASRLWYLIFYFQGEPYLHPNFLDLVNYASRKGIYTATSTNAHYLNDTNARRTVESGLDRLIISLDGTTQEVYQQYRVGGKIDKVLEGTRNLLRWRKELKSSTPRVVFQFLVVRPNEHQMEDARQLAREMGVDDVWFKTAQIYDYQNGSPLIPTIDYYSRYENTGNGTWQIKNRLLNHCWKMWHSCVITWDGLVVPCCFDKDAEYRLGDLQTQSFRQLWHGPKYQSFRASLLKGRDQIEMCRNCTQGTKVWG